The sequence TCTTTGGGACCCGAACCATGGAACGCCGCCTATGCCCAGCCCTCCCGGCGTCCCGCCGACGGGCGCTACGGCGAGAACCCGAACCGGCTCCAGCACTACTACCAGTTCCAGGTCGTCATGAAGCCCTCGCCCAAGGACATCCAGAACCTCTATATCGATAGCCTCCGCGCCTTCGGCATCGATCCCGCATACCACGACATCCGCTTCGTCGAGGACGACTGGGAATCACCCACCTTGGGTGCTTGGGGCCTCGGCTGGGAAGTCTGGCTCGACGGCATGGAGATCACCCAGTTCACCTATTTTCAGCAGGTGGGAGGCATCAGCCTCGCTCCCGTCACCGTGGAGATCACCTACGGCACCGAGCGCATCGCCATGTACCTCCAGGACGTGGACAACGTCTTTCACATCAAGTGGAATAAGGACATCCTCTACAAGGACCTCTACCTCGAGCCCGAAAAAGAATATTCCACCTATAATTTCGAGGAATCGGACGCCGCCATGCTCCGCTCCCTGTTCGACATGTACGAGCGCGAAGGCGAGAGGATCGGCCGTGGACGGGAGCTCGTCTACCCTTCCTATGATTACTGCCTCAAGTGCTCCCATGTCTTCAACCTCCTCGATGCCCGCGGCGCGATCAGCGTCACCGAACGGGCCAACTACATAGGCAGAGTGAGAAACCTCGCAAAGCTCTGCGCGGAGCTTTATATTAAGAAGAGGGAAGAAGCAGGGTTCCCCCTTTTGAGAAATGGATAACCTAAGAATATGAGAGATTTCTTACTTGAAGTTGGCACCGAAGAGATTCCCGCCCGTTTTCTCGAGCCGGCAAGAGAAGGCCTGACCCGGACGCTGAAAGAGCTCCTCGGCGGGGCACTGATCTCCTTTGACGAGCCCGAAGTCTACGCGACCCCGCGACGGATAGCGGTCCTTATCAAGAATATGGCGGATGCCCAGAATGAGAGCGTCTCTGTCAAGTTCGGCCCCCCCTACAACAGGGCCTTCAATCCCGAGGGTGAGCCCACCCCCGCGGCAACCGGTTTCGCGAAATCCCAGGGGGTCGGCCTCGACGACCTCAAGAAAGGCATAAAAGACGGCGTCGAATTCGTAGTGGTAGAGAAGAAGGAAGGGGGCAGGCAGACGCGGGACGTCCTTCCCGGCATCCTGAAAGACGCGGTCGCAAAAATTCCCTTCCAGAAGCGCATGAGGTGGGGCGCGGGGACATTCGAATTCGCCCGGCCCATACAGTGGCTCGTCGCCCTCTTCGGTCCGGACCTCATCGATTTCACCCTCGCCGACGTGAGAAGCGGGAAGACCACCCTCGGCCACAGGTTCCTCTCGGAAGGGCCCATCACCCTCGCAGACCCTTCGGAATACCTCGAGAAGCTGAAGGCCGGCTCGATCATGCTCAAAGAAGAAGACCGGCTCGACCTGATCCGAAAAGGCATCGCAAAGAACGAAGAAGAGACGGCGGGCCAGGCCCTGAAGGATGAGGAGCTGATCAGGGAGATCGTCTATATCACGGAATTTCCCTATGCCCTGCGGGGCGCTTTCGACGAGAAGTACCTCGCTATCCCCAAAGAGGTGCTCGTCAATGTGATGAAGTCCCATCAGAAATATATTCCGCTCTTCACCGCCGAAGGCAGCCTCATGCCCTATTTCATCTTT is a genomic window of Syntrophorhabdaceae bacterium containing:
- a CDS encoding glycine--tRNA ligase subunit alpha gives rise to the protein MYFQDLIFALQKYWADKGCVVQQPYDMEVGAGTFHPATFLRSLGPEPWNAAYAQPSRRPADGRYGENPNRLQHYYQFQVVMKPSPKDIQNLYIDSLRAFGIDPAYHDIRFVEDDWESPTLGAWGLGWEVWLDGMEITQFTYFQQVGGISLAPVTVEITYGTERIAMYLQDVDNVFHIKWNKDILYKDLYLEPEKEYSTYNFEESDAAMLRSLFDMYEREGERIGRGRELVYPSYDYCLKCSHVFNLLDARGAISVTERANYIGRVRNLAKLCAELYIKKREEAGFPLLRNG